A section of the Oryza sativa Japonica Group chromosome 1, ASM3414082v1 genome encodes:
- the LOC4326893 gene encoding probable indole-3-acetic acid-amido synthetase GH3.2 translates to MAPAAVAAAEAGSKAAAVAGKAVAACERDAEKLEFIEEMTRGFDAVQERVLAAILARNNGAEYLRRHGMEGRTDREAFKARVPVVTYEDLRPEIERIANGDRSNIISSHPITEFLTSSGTSAGERKLMPTIEDELDRRQMLYSLLMPVMNLYVPGLDKGKGLYFLFIKSETKTPGGLPARPVLTSYYKSDHFKHRPFDPYNVYTSPTAAILCTDAFQSMYAQMLCGLVARAEVLRVGAVFASGLLRAIRFLQLHWRELAHDIRTGTLSAKVTEPSIRDAVAEVLAAPDAELAAFVEAECGKDKWEGIITRMWPNTKYLDVIVTGAMAQYIPTLKFYSGGLPMACTMYASSECYFGLNLRPMCDPSEVSYTIMPNMGYFELMPHDPDAPPLPRDAPPPRLVDLADAEVGREYELVITTYAGLCRYRVGDILQVTGFHNAAPQFRFVRRKNVLLSIDSDKTDEAELQAAVERASALLSPYGASIVEYTSQADATTIPGHYVVYWELMVREGGAWPPPAEEEGRGVFERCCLEMEEALNAVYRQGRNGEAIGPLEIRVVRAGTFEEVMDYAISRGASINQYKAPRCVSFGPIIELLNSRVISKHFSPACPKYSPHKK, encoded by the exons AtggctccggcggcggtggctgcggcggaggcggggtcgaaggcggcggcggtggcggggaagGCCGTGGCGGCGTGCGAGCGCGACGCGGAGAAGCTGGAGTTCATCGAGGAGATGACGAGGGGGTTCGACGCGGTGCAGGAGCGGGTGCTGGCGGCGATCCTGGCGCGGAACAACGGCGCCGAGTACCTCCGCCGCCACGGCATGGAAGGGCGCACCGACCGGGAGGCGTTCAAGGCGCGCGTCCCCGTCGTCACCTACGAGGACCTCCGCCCGGAGATCGAGCGCATCGCCAACGGCGACCGCTCCAACATCATCTCCTCCCACCCCATCACCGAGTTCCTCACCAG CTCGGGGACTTCGGCGGGGGAGAGGAAGCTAATGCCGACGATAGAAGATGAGCTGGACAGGAGGCAGATGCTCTACAGCCTCCTCATGCCCGTCATGAACTT GTACGTGCCAGGGCTGGACAAGGGCAAGGGGCTCTACTTCCTGTTCATCAAGTCGGAGACGAAGACGCCCGGCGGGCTGCCGGCGAGGCCGGTGCTGACCAGCTACTACAAGAGCGATCACTTCAAGCACCGCCCCTTCGACCCCTACAACGTGTACACGAGCCCGACGGCGGCCATCCTGTGCACCGACGCGTTCCAGTCCATGTACGCGCAGATGCTGTGCGGCCTCGTGGCGCGCGCCGAGGTGCTCCGCGTCGGCGCCGTCTTCGCCTCGGGCCTCCTCCGCGCCATCCGCTTCCTCCAGCTCCACTGGAGGGAGCTCGCCCACGACATCAGGACCGGGACGCTGAGCGCCAAGGTGACGGAGCCGTCCATCCGCGACGCCGTGGCGGAGGTGCTCGCGGCGCccgacgccgagctcgccgcgtTCGTGGAGGCCGAGTGCGGGAAGGACAAGTGGGAGGGGATCATCACCAGGATGTGGCCCAACACCAAGTACCTCGACGTGATCGTCACGGGCGCCATGGCGCAGTACATCCCCACGCTCAAGTTCTACAGCGGTGGGCTCCCCATGGCGTGCACCATGTACGCGTCGTCCGAGTGCTACTTCGGCCTCAACCTGCGCCCCATGTGCGACCCGTCGGAGGTGTCGTACACCATCATGCCCAACATGGGCTACTTCGAGCTTATGCCGCACGACCCggacgcgccgccgctgccccgcgacgcgccgccgccgcggctcgtCGACCTGGCCGACGCCGAGGTCGGGAGGGAGTACGAGCTGGTGATCACCACCTACGCGGGGCTCTGCCGCTACCGCGTGGGCGACATCCTGCAGGTGACCGGGTTCCACAACGCGGCGCCGCAGTTCCGGTTCGTCCGCCGCAAGAACGTGCTCCTCAGCATCGACTCCGACAAGACGGACGAGGCGGAGCTGCAGGCCGCGGTGGAGCGCGCGTCCGCGCTGCTGTCCCCCTACGGCGCCAGCATCGTGGAGTACACGAGCCAGGCGGACGCGACCACCATCCCGGGGCACTACGTGGTGTACTGGGAGCTGATGGTGCGGGAGGGCGgcgcgtggccgccgccggcggaggaggagggccgcGGCGTGTTCGAACGGTGCTGCCTCGAGATGGAGGAGGCGCTCAACGCCGTGTACAGGCAGGGACGCAACGGCGAGGCCATCGGGCCGCTCGAGATCCGGGTGGTGCGCGCCGGCACGTTCGAGGAGGTGATGGACTACGCCATCTCCCGCGGCGCCTCCATCAACCAGTACAAGGCGCCGCGCTGCGTCTCCTTCGGCCCCATCATCGAGCTGCTCAACTCGCGCGTCATCTCCAAGCACTTCAGCCCGGCTTGCCCCAAATACAGCCCGCACAAGAAGTGA
- the LOC4326894 gene encoding uncharacterized LOC4326894 isoform 2 (isoform 2 is encoded by transcript variant 2), producing MDVCWSMLSEEQHWKNMALPTPRLVVPIDVSKKPWEQKVPLHNRWHPDIPPVADVTEGELFRVEMVDWTGGRVSDDNSADDIKFLDLTITHYLSGPLRIVDAEGVPAAPGDLLAVEICNLGPLPGDEWGYTAIFERENGGGFLTDHFPSARKAIWYFEGIYAYSPQIPGVRFPGLTHPGIVGTAPSAELLNIWNEREKILAETNHESIKICEVLHQRPLANLPTPENCLLGKIQEGTADWQKIANEAARTIPGRENGGNCDIKNLSRGSKVYLPVFVDGANLSTGDMHFSQGDGEVSFCGAIEMSGFLELKCEIIRGGMKEYLTPIGPTPLHVNPIFDIGPVEPRFSDWLVFEGISVDESGKQHFLDASVAYKRAVLNAIEYLSRFGYSKEQVYLLLSCCPCEGRISGIVDSPNAVATLAIPTAIFDQDVKPKRLSGKQGPKLRRLPDVLRCSSDGHLPVTQDPSGTKAP from the exons ATGGATGTTTGTTGGAGTATGTTGAGTGAGGAACAACATTGGAAG AACATGGCTCTTCCAACACCAAGATTGGTAGTTCCTATAGATGTGAGCAAGAAGCCATGGGAGCAAAAAGTCCCTCTCCATAACCGCTGGCATCCAGATATCCCTCCTGTTGCAGATGTAACTGAAGGGGAATTGTTCCGTGTTGAGATGGTCGATTGGACTGGAGGAAGAGTCAGTGATGATAACTCCGCAGATGACATCAAATTCCTGGATCTCACAATT ACTCATTATCTTAGTGGGCCCTTAAGAATAGTTGATGCTGAAGGGGTTCCAGCTGCACCTGGTGATCTTCTTGCTGTAGAGATCTGCAACCTTGGTCCACTTCCCGGTGACGAATGGGGATATACTGCCATATTTGAAAGGGAGAATGGTGGTGGATTCTTAACCGACCACTTCCCTAGTGCAAGAAAGGCGATTTGGTATTTTGAAGGAATTTATGCATACTCCCCTCAAATACCag GTGTCCGATTTCCAGGATTAACTCATCCTGGTATAGTGGGGACTGCACCATCTGCTGAGCTTCTCAATATATGGAATGAGAGGGAAAAAATATTGGCTGAGACAAATCATGAGTCAATCAAAATCTGTGAAGTTCTACATCAGAGGCCTCTTGCCAACTTACCAACCCCTGAGAACTGTTTACTTGGAAAG ATTCAAGAAGGGACTGCTGATTGGCAGAAAATCgcaaatgaagcagcaagaacTATTCCTGGAAGGGAGAATGGAGGGAATTGTGACATCAAGAATCTAAGTAGAGGTTCCAAGGTTTATCTCCCGGTATTTGTTGATGGAGCAAATCTGAGTACTGGTGACATGCATTTTTCCCAGGGTGACGGCGAAGTCTCATTCTGTGGAGCAATAGAAATGAGTGGATTTCTTGAGCTCAA GTGTGAGATCATAAGAGGTGGGATGAAGGAATACTtgactccaataggtccaacaCCACTTCATGTGAATCCTATCTTTGATATAGGTCCAGTGGAACCACGTTTCTCAGACTGGTTAGTCTTTGAGGGCATCAGTGTAGACGAGTCTGGGAAGCAGCATTTTCTTGATGCATCAGTTGCCTACAAGCGTGCTGTCCTCAATGCCATTGAGTACCTTTCCAGATTTGGGTACTCCAAGGAGCAG GTATACCTTTTGCTATCATGCTGCCCATGTGAGGGTAGGATATCTGGAATAGTAGACTCCCCTAATGCAGTGGCAACTCTTGCCATCCCTACAGCAATATTTGACCAG GATGTAAAACCAAAACGCCTGAGTGGGAAACAAGGACCAAAGTTGAGAAGGCTTCCAGATGTTTTGAGATGCTCGTCCGATGGACACCTTCCTGTTACACAGGACCCAAGCGGTACAAAGGCACCTTAA
- the LOC4326895 gene encoding uncharacterized protein isoform X1 — protein MASARDLAVASISAAVGAAAAAAALRFLSSYGASSAKQRSPPTPCAEHLAVNGCAAERPPVQSPFDPAKREGYISWDDYFMAIAFLSAKRSKDPNRQVGACLVSQEGIILGIGYNGFPRGCSDNKLPWAKKSAKGDPLETKYPYVVHAEVNAILNTNHASAAGQKLYVTMFPCNECAKIIIQSGVSEVIYFVEKRIDNSDYVYVASHKLLSMAGVKVRKHQPQMSQIPIKFQEPRNGEPSMNAASIFS, from the exons ATGGCCTCGGCGAGGGACCTCGCCGTAgcgtccatctccgccgccgtgggcgccgcagccgccgcggccgcgctgcGCTTCCTGTCATCCTACGGGGCCAGCTCTGCCAAGCAGCGGAGCCCGCCCACGCCGTGCGCCGAGCACCTCGCGGTCAACGGATGCGCCGCCGAGCGCCCGCCGGTGCAGTCCCCCTTCGATCCCGCCAAGAGGGAAGG GTATATCTCCTGGGACGACTACTTCATGGCGATCGCGTTCCTTTCGGCCAAGCGGTCCAAGGATCCTAATCGGCAG GTTGGAGCATGCTTGGTTAGCCAAGAGGGGATAATCCTAG GAATAGGGTATAATGGATTTCCTAGAGGTTGTTCTGACAATAAGCTACCCTGGGCAAAG AAATCTGCCAAGGGAGATCCATTGGAGACAAAATACCC CTATGTTGTTCATGCTGAGGTTAATGCTATTTTAAATACAAACCATGCTTCAGCGGCTGGACAG AAATTATATGTTACCATGTTCCCCTGCAATGAGTGTGCTAAGATTATTATCCAG TCAGGTGTATCTGAAGTCATATATTTTGTAGAGAAAAGGATTGACAACTCTGATTATGTTTACGTAGCCTCGCACAAGTTGTTATCAATGGCTGGTGTAAAG GTTAGGAAACACCAACCACAGATGTCACAAATACCAATCAAGTTTCAGGAGCCTCGAAACGGTGAGCCTTCAATGAACGCAGCAAGTATATTTAGCTGA
- the LOC4326894 gene encoding uncharacterized LOC4326894 isoform 1 (isoform 1 is encoded by transcript variant 1), whose amino-acid sequence MALPTPRLVVPIDVSKKPWEQKVPLHNRWHPDIPPVADVTEGELFRVEMVDWTGGRVSDDNSADDIKFLDLTITHYLSGPLRIVDAEGVPAAPGDLLAVEICNLGPLPGDEWGYTAIFERENGGGFLTDHFPSARKAIWYFEGIYAYSPQIPGVRFPGLTHPGIVGTAPSAELLNIWNEREKILAETNHESIKICEVLHQRPLANLPTPENCLLGKIQEGTADWQKIANEAARTIPGRENGGNCDIKNLSRGSKVYLPVFVDGANLSTGDMHFSQGDGEVSFCGAIEMSGFLELKCEIIRGGMKEYLTPIGPTPLHVNPIFDIGPVEPRFSDWLVFEGISVDESGKQHFLDASVAYKRAVLNAIEYLSRFGYSKEQVYLLLSCCPCEGRISGIVDSPNAVATLAIPTAIFDQDVKPKRLSGKQGPKLRRLPDVLRCSSDGHLPVTQDPSGTKAP is encoded by the exons ATGGCTCTTCCAACACCAAGATTGGTAGTTCCTATAGATGTGAGCAAGAAGCCATGGGAGCAAAAAGTCCCTCTCCATAACCGCTGGCATCCAGATATCCCTCCTGTTGCAGATGTAACTGAAGGGGAATTGTTCCGTGTTGAGATGGTCGATTGGACTGGAGGAAGAGTCAGTGATGATAACTCCGCAGATGACATCAAATTCCTGGATCTCACAATT ACTCATTATCTTAGTGGGCCCTTAAGAATAGTTGATGCTGAAGGGGTTCCAGCTGCACCTGGTGATCTTCTTGCTGTAGAGATCTGCAACCTTGGTCCACTTCCCGGTGACGAATGGGGATATACTGCCATATTTGAAAGGGAGAATGGTGGTGGATTCTTAACCGACCACTTCCCTAGTGCAAGAAAGGCGATTTGGTATTTTGAAGGAATTTATGCATACTCCCCTCAAATACCag GTGTCCGATTTCCAGGATTAACTCATCCTGGTATAGTGGGGACTGCACCATCTGCTGAGCTTCTCAATATATGGAATGAGAGGGAAAAAATATTGGCTGAGACAAATCATGAGTCAATCAAAATCTGTGAAGTTCTACATCAGAGGCCTCTTGCCAACTTACCAACCCCTGAGAACTGTTTACTTGGAAAG ATTCAAGAAGGGACTGCTGATTGGCAGAAAATCgcaaatgaagcagcaagaacTATTCCTGGAAGGGAGAATGGAGGGAATTGTGACATCAAGAATCTAAGTAGAGGTTCCAAGGTTTATCTCCCGGTATTTGTTGATGGAGCAAATCTGAGTACTGGTGACATGCATTTTTCCCAGGGTGACGGCGAAGTCTCATTCTGTGGAGCAATAGAAATGAGTGGATTTCTTGAGCTCAA GTGTGAGATCATAAGAGGTGGGATGAAGGAATACTtgactccaataggtccaacaCCACTTCATGTGAATCCTATCTTTGATATAGGTCCAGTGGAACCACGTTTCTCAGACTGGTTAGTCTTTGAGGGCATCAGTGTAGACGAGTCTGGGAAGCAGCATTTTCTTGATGCATCAGTTGCCTACAAGCGTGCTGTCCTCAATGCCATTGAGTACCTTTCCAGATTTGGGTACTCCAAGGAGCAG GTATACCTTTTGCTATCATGCTGCCCATGTGAGGGTAGGATATCTGGAATAGTAGACTCCCCTAATGCAGTGGCAACTCTTGCCATCCCTACAGCAATATTTGACCAG GATGTAAAACCAAAACGCCTGAGTGGGAAACAAGGACCAAAGTTGAGAAGGCTTCCAGATGTTTTGAGATGCTCGTCCGATGGACACCTTCCTGTTACACAGGACCCAAGCGGTACAAAGGCACCTTAA
- the LOC4326895 gene encoding uncharacterized protein isoform X2: protein MRCNGGSSGLDATRRWPRRTRCDVTAAAADSMRRDGGSGGLAGTEMWQSFGEYERFIHSWHVADEYLVALVVTSVYSPDAAAAVEEPGNRLLASSRAALAAGGGGHGWVPLSHHEQASKTPSRGYVVHAEVNAILNTNHASAAGQKLYVTMFPCNECAKIIIQSGVSEVIYFVEKRIDNSDYVYVASHKLLSMAGVKVRKHQPQMSQIPIKFQEPRNGEPSMNAASIFS, encoded by the exons ATGCGATGcaacggcggcagcagcggacTCGATGCGACGcgacggtggccgcggcggacTCGATGCGAcgtgacggcggcagcggcggactcgatgcgacgcgacggcggcagcggcggactCGCTGGCACGGAGATGTGGCAAAGCTTTGGAGAATACGAGAGATTCATTCATTCATGGCACGTCGCCGACGAGTATCTTGTCGCCCTCGTCGTCACGAGCGTGTACTCGCCggacgccgctgccgctgtcgaGGAGCCCGGCAatcgcctcctcgcctcctcccgtGCAGCtcttgccgccggcggcggcggacatggTTGGGTCCCTTTGAGCCACCACGAGCAAGCAAGCAAAACGCCATCAAGAGG CTATGTTGTTCATGCTGAGGTTAATGCTATTTTAAATACAAACCATGCTTCAGCGGCTGGACAG AAATTATATGTTACCATGTTCCCCTGCAATGAGTGTGCTAAGATTATTATCCAG TCAGGTGTATCTGAAGTCATATATTTTGTAGAGAAAAGGATTGACAACTCTGATTATGTTTACGTAGCCTCGCACAAGTTGTTATCAATGGCTGGTGTAAAG GTTAGGAAACACCAACCACAGATGTCACAAATACCAATCAAGTTTCAGGAGCCTCGAAACGGTGAGCCTTCAATGAACGCAGCAAGTATATTTAGCTGA